One Microbacterium trichothecenolyticum DNA window includes the following coding sequences:
- a CDS encoding GNAT family N-acetyltransferase, with product MPGLPIRPAVRSDGAFLADMTVEAATWRPGASRPRYEVVSSPEYRRYIAGWMRPGDAGFVAESPEGEAVGAAWYRMLPRDEPGFGWVGTGVPELIIGVRPLWRAHGIGRALLRRLLDHARLQGFVRISLSVERDNYAVSLYRTEGFAVVRRGMGRDVMVKRLG from the coding sequence ATGCCCGGTCTCCCGATCCGCCCGGCTGTCCGCTCCGATGGAGCCTTCCTCGCCGATATGACGGTCGAGGCCGCCACCTGGCGCCCGGGTGCCTCGCGTCCGCGATACGAGGTGGTGAGCAGCCCGGAGTACCGGCGCTACATCGCCGGGTGGATGCGTCCGGGGGATGCGGGTTTCGTCGCGGAGTCGCCCGAGGGTGAAGCCGTCGGCGCGGCCTGGTATCGCATGCTGCCGCGCGACGAGCCCGGATTCGGATGGGTGGGCACGGGGGTGCCCGAGCTCATCATCGGTGTACGGCCCCTCTGGCGGGCGCACGGCATCGGGCGCGCCCTGCTACGACGCCTGCTCGATCATGCCCGCCTGCAGGGGTTCGTGCGCATCAGCCTCAGCGTGGAACGCGACAACTATGCCGTGTCGCTATATCGCACCGAGGGGTTCGCCGTGGTGCGACGCGGGATGGGGCGCGACGTCATGGTCAAGCGACTGGGCTGA
- a CDS encoding ribonuclease J, which produces MPTTVFDPPELAPGTLRVVPLGGLGEVGRNMTVFEYEGKLLVVDCGVLFPEEHQPGVDLILPDFEPIKHRLDDIVGVVLTHGHEDHIGAVPYLLKLKGDIPLIGSGLTLALIEAKLKEHRIRPYTLTVAEGQREQVGPFDLEFVAVNHSIPDALAVAIRTPAGLVLATGDFKMDQLPLDGRITDLRAFARLGEEGVDLFLVDSTNADVPGFTPTERGIGPVLDQVIARAPRRVVVASFSSHVHRVQQVLDAAHANGRRVALLGRSMVRNMGIAADLGYLNVPDGVLIDYKKARDLPDDKIVYMSTGSQGEPMAVLSRMANLDHAIEPGEGDTIILASSQIPGNENAIYRVIDGLTKLGATVVHKGNAKVHVSGHAAAGELLYCYNILKPKNVLPVHGEYRHLMANAKLARETGIPEENTILGENGTVVDLRDGVARVVGQIDIGFVYVDGSSVGEITDADLKDRRILGEEGFISVIVVVDAATGKIVSGPEIHARGFAEDDKVFDSVKPKIAAALAEAATSGVRDNHALSQVVRRTIGRWVNQSLRRRPMIVPMVIEA; this is translated from the coding sequence ATGCCAACGACCGTTTTCGATCCGCCCGAGCTCGCGCCCGGCACCCTGCGTGTCGTCCCCCTCGGCGGTCTCGGCGAGGTCGGCCGCAACATGACCGTGTTCGAGTACGAGGGCAAGCTCCTCGTGGTCGACTGCGGCGTGCTGTTCCCCGAGGAGCACCAGCCCGGCGTCGACCTGATCCTGCCGGACTTCGAGCCGATCAAGCACCGTCTCGACGACATCGTCGGTGTCGTGCTCACCCACGGTCACGAAGACCACATCGGTGCGGTTCCGTACCTGCTCAAGCTCAAGGGCGACATCCCCCTCATCGGCTCGGGCCTCACGCTGGCGCTGATCGAGGCGAAGCTCAAAGAACACCGCATCCGGCCCTACACGCTCACCGTCGCCGAAGGCCAGCGCGAGCAGGTCGGTCCGTTCGATCTCGAGTTCGTCGCCGTCAACCATTCCATTCCCGACGCCCTGGCCGTCGCGATCCGCACGCCGGCCGGCCTCGTGCTCGCCACGGGCGACTTCAAGATGGACCAGCTGCCGCTGGACGGCCGCATCACCGACCTGCGCGCGTTCGCACGGCTCGGCGAGGAGGGCGTCGACCTGTTCCTCGTCGACTCCACCAATGCCGACGTGCCGGGCTTCACGCCCACCGAGAGGGGCATCGGCCCCGTTCTCGACCAGGTCATCGCCCGCGCACCTCGTCGGGTGGTCGTGGCGAGCTTCTCCAGCCACGTGCACCGCGTGCAGCAGGTGCTCGACGCGGCGCACGCCAACGGTCGACGCGTCGCCCTGCTCGGGCGCAGCATGGTGCGCAACATGGGCATCGCGGCCGACCTCGGCTACTTGAACGTGCCCGACGGCGTGCTGATCGACTACAAGAAGGCCCGCGACCTGCCCGACGACAAGATCGTCTACATGTCGACCGGTTCGCAGGGCGAGCCGATGGCCGTGCTCAGCCGCATGGCGAACCTCGACCACGCGATCGAACCGGGCGAGGGTGACACGATCATCCTGGCATCCAGCCAGATCCCCGGAAACGAGAACGCGATCTACCGCGTGATCGACGGGCTCACCAAGCTCGGCGCCACCGTCGTGCACAAGGGCAACGCCAAGGTGCACGTCTCGGGACACGCCGCGGCGGGGGAGTTGCTGTACTGCTACAACATCCTCAAGCCCAAGAACGTGCTCCCCGTGCACGGCGAGTACCGACACCTCATGGCCAATGCCAAGCTCGCGCGCGAGACCGGCATCCCCGAAGAGAACACGATCCTCGGCGAGAACGGCACGGTCGTCGACCTGCGCGACGGCGTCGCCCGGGTCGTCGGCCAGATCGACATCGGCTTCGTCTACGTGGACGGCTCTTCGGTGGGCGAGATCACCGATGCCGATCTCAAGGATCGCCGCATCCTCGGCGAGGAGGGGTTCATCTCGGTGATCGTCGTCGTCGACGCGGCGACCGGGAAGATCGTCTCCGGCCCCGAGATCCACGCCCGCGGCTTCGCGGAGGATGACAAGGTCTTCGACAGCGTCAAGCCGAAGATCGCGGCAGCGCTGGCCGAGGCGGCGACATCGGGGGTGCGCGACAACCACGCGCTCTCGCAGGTCGTACGTCGCACGATCGGCCGGTGGGTCAACCAGTCGCTGCGTCGTCGGCCGATGATCGTGCCGATGGTCATCGAGGCCTGA
- the dapA gene encoding 4-hydroxy-tetrahydrodipicolinate synthase, whose amino-acid sequence MTHSGNPFGQVLVALITPMTADGEVDWPAVEKHIDDVITAGADGIVVTGTTGETSTLTDPEKLRLVEVGKSVSAGRAKIITGGGSNETAHAIELYKASEKAGADGIMIVTPYYNKPTQAGILTHFRLVADATDLPVILYDIPGRTGVPIKYETILRLAKHPNILAIKDAKGDFSEVSRVLNQTDLMYFSGDDANVLPHLSIGASGLIGVTANITATPYRTIVDAVNAGDLASATAAHQSLEPLVRAVMTHVPGTVAAKYILHGLGRIGSPRVRLPLVGPEEWEAAVIEDELALVKDVAGADFSNFRPDRNAAAGGALPKVHGTTR is encoded by the coding sequence ATGACGCACTCCGGCAATCCTTTCGGTCAGGTGCTCGTCGCGCTCATCACCCCGATGACCGCCGACGGCGAGGTCGACTGGCCCGCCGTCGAGAAGCACATCGACGACGTCATCACCGCGGGCGCCGACGGCATCGTCGTCACCGGCACCACGGGGGAGACCTCAACCCTGACCGACCCCGAGAAGCTGCGCCTGGTCGAGGTCGGCAAGAGCGTCTCGGCCGGTCGGGCCAAGATCATCACGGGCGGCGGCTCGAACGAGACCGCGCACGCGATCGAGCTCTACAAGGCCAGTGAGAAGGCCGGCGCCGACGGCATCATGATCGTCACGCCGTACTACAACAAGCCCACCCAGGCCGGCATCCTGACGCACTTCCGCCTGGTCGCCGACGCGACGGATCTGCCGGTGATTCTGTACGACATCCCCGGCCGGACCGGTGTGCCCATCAAGTACGAGACCATCCTGCGCCTGGCCAAGCACCCCAACATCCTCGCGATCAAGGACGCCAAGGGCGACTTCAGCGAGGTCAGCCGCGTGCTGAACCAGACCGACCTCATGTATTTCTCCGGCGACGACGCCAACGTCCTCCCGCACCTCTCGATCGGCGCGAGCGGCCTCATCGGCGTGACGGCGAACATCACCGCCACGCCCTACCGGACGATCGTGGATGCCGTGAACGCGGGCGATCTGGCATCCGCCACCGCCGCGCACCAGAGCCTCGAACCGCTCGTCCGCGCCGTCATGACGCACGTGCCCGGCACGGTCGCGGCGAAGTACATCCTGCACGGCCTCGGCCGGATCGGTAGCCCGCGCGTGCGCCTGCCCCTCGTCGGTCCCGAAGAGTGGGAAGCGGCGGTGATCGAAGATGAGCTCGCCCTCGTCAAGGACGTGGCCGGCGCCGACTTCTCCAACTTCCGCCCCGACCGCAATGCGGCCGCCGGCGGCGCGCTGCCGAAGGTGCACGGCACCACGCGATAA
- a CDS encoding NUDIX domain-containing protein, translated as MAWTTSASRTVYENRWIHVREDEVTGPHGDGIYGVVRMQHPAVFVIALDAQERVCFVELERYTTGRSLEVPAGGSDGEDPLVAARRELLEETGVTASDWEHLGRMNALNGIADAPEHVFLARGLTMTDATASQHEEGIDAVRWVPFADALVLIAEGDITDGETIAALAYAGIRLGRFR; from the coding sequence ATGGCCTGGACCACCAGCGCGTCGCGCACCGTCTACGAGAACCGCTGGATCCACGTGCGCGAAGACGAGGTGACCGGCCCGCACGGCGACGGCATCTACGGCGTCGTGCGGATGCAGCACCCGGCCGTGTTCGTGATCGCGCTCGACGCGCAGGAGCGCGTGTGCTTCGTCGAGCTGGAGCGCTACACGACGGGGCGCTCGCTGGAGGTCCCCGCCGGAGGCTCCGACGGGGAGGATCCGCTCGTGGCCGCCCGGCGCGAACTGCTCGAGGAGACCGGGGTGACGGCATCCGACTGGGAGCACCTGGGCCGGATGAACGCCCTGAACGGTATCGCCGACGCCCCCGAGCACGTCTTCTTGGCGCGCGGCCTGACGATGACGGATGCCACGGCCTCGCAGCACGAGGAGGGCATCGACGCCGTCCGGTGGGTACCGTTCGCCGATGCGCTCGTTCTCATCGCCGAGGGGGACATCACCGACGGGGAGACGATCGCTGCGCTGGCGTACGCCGGTATTCGTCTCGGGCGTTTCCGGTAG
- a CDS encoding SDR family NAD(P)-dependent oxidoreductase, giving the protein MATALITGASSGLGAEFARQLAARGSDVVLVGRDRRALDEVAADIADRYGVRTDVVVADLLDDEAIAAVEARAARGLDVLVNNAGFGLDLAFETNPVDAEVRHLRLHVEAAMRLMHAALPAMLERGSGRMVNVASVAGFVPRGTYGAVKGWLISFSRWANVVYGPRGVTVTAVCPGFVHTNFHERLGLAPGHEGVAPGMWLDAATVVREGLRDAARGRAVSVPSTRYKFLVRAARLLPDTLVVRAASRGR; this is encoded by the coding sequence GTGGCGACCGCGCTGATCACGGGAGCGAGTTCGGGCCTCGGCGCGGAGTTCGCCCGGCAGCTGGCCGCGCGCGGATCCGACGTCGTGCTGGTCGGGCGCGACCGGCGGGCGCTCGACGAGGTGGCCGCCGACATCGCCGACCGGTACGGCGTGCGCACCGATGTGGTCGTGGCCGACCTCCTCGACGACGAGGCGATCGCCGCGGTCGAGGCGCGTGCGGCCCGAGGCCTCGACGTCCTCGTCAACAACGCCGGGTTCGGGCTCGACCTGGCGTTCGAGACCAACCCGGTCGATGCCGAGGTGCGTCACCTCCGCCTGCACGTCGAGGCCGCGATGCGTCTCATGCACGCGGCGCTGCCCGCGATGCTCGAGCGGGGGAGCGGACGCATGGTCAACGTCGCCTCGGTCGCCGGGTTCGTCCCACGGGGAACCTACGGCGCCGTGAAGGGGTGGCTGATCTCCTTCAGTCGCTGGGCGAACGTCGTCTACGGCCCGCGCGGGGTGACCGTCACGGCCGTATGTCCCGGTTTCGTGCATACGAACTTCCACGAACGCCTGGGTCTTGCGCCGGGCCACGAGGGCGTTGCACCGGGGATGTGGCTCGACGCGGCGACCGTCGTGCGCGAGGGGCTGCGTGACGCCGCGCGCGGGCGGGCGGTCTCGGTGCCGTCGACGCGCTACAAATTCCTCGTCCGGGCGGCGCGGCTCCTTCCGGACACCCTGGTGGTGCGGGCGGCGTCGCGGGGCCGGTGA
- a CDS encoding dihydrofolate reductase produces the protein MTSVGLVWAQAHDGVIGADGGMPWHVPEDLAHFRAVTGSADVIMGRRTWDSLPPRFRPLPGRRNIVVTRSDEWSAEGAHRAASLDDALAQATGERAWVIGGGQLYAEAIEHADVVQMTRLDVTVDGDTRAPRVDGWSRVASDPAVGWLTSRGGIRYRFETYRRAAR, from the coding sequence ATGACCTCGGTCGGGTTGGTCTGGGCGCAAGCGCACGACGGCGTCATCGGCGCCGACGGTGGGATGCCCTGGCACGTTCCCGAAGACCTCGCGCACTTTCGCGCGGTCACCGGCTCGGCCGATGTGATCATGGGGCGTCGCACCTGGGACTCGCTTCCGCCACGCTTCCGGCCGCTGCCCGGTCGGCGCAACATCGTCGTGACGCGCTCCGACGAGTGGTCGGCCGAGGGGGCGCACCGCGCGGCATCGCTCGACGACGCGCTCGCACAGGCCACGGGGGAGCGCGCGTGGGTGATCGGCGGCGGGCAGCTGTACGCCGAGGCCATCGAACACGCCGACGTGGTGCAGATGACCCGTCTCGATGTCACCGTCGACGGAGACACCCGCGCACCGCGCGTCGACGGGTGGTCTCGCGTCGCCTCAGATCCCGCGGTCGGCTGGCTCACGTCGCGCGGCGGCATCCGCTATCGCTTCGAGACCTACCGGCGAGCGGCACGCTGA
- a CDS encoding thymidylate synthase, with translation MTADIPTPYEDLLRDVLETGTHKSDRTGTGTTSVFGRQIRFDLAEGFPLITTKRVHLKSIVYELLWFLRGESNVAWLTENGVTIWDEWADADGELGPVYGVQWRSWPTADGGTIDQITQVVEQIRRDPDSRRLIVSAWNPADIPDMALAPCHALFQFYVADGKLSCQLYQRSADMFLGVPFNIASYALLTLMVAQQTGLEPGEFVWTGGDCHIYDNHREQVQQQLTREPYPYPTVRFARTPASILDYTYEDIVVEGYQHHPAIRGAVAV, from the coding sequence GTGACCGCCGACATCCCCACCCCCTACGAAGACCTGCTGCGTGACGTGCTCGAGACGGGCACGCACAAGTCCGACCGCACGGGCACCGGCACCACGAGCGTGTTCGGGCGACAGATCCGTTTCGACCTCGCCGAGGGGTTTCCCCTCATCACGACCAAGCGCGTCCACCTGAAGTCGATCGTCTACGAGCTTCTGTGGTTCCTGCGCGGCGAGTCGAACGTGGCATGGCTCACCGAGAACGGGGTGACCATCTGGGACGAGTGGGCCGACGCCGACGGCGAGCTCGGGCCCGTGTACGGCGTGCAGTGGCGATCGTGGCCGACCGCCGACGGGGGCACGATCGATCAGATCACCCAGGTCGTCGAGCAGATCCGCCGCGACCCCGATTCACGCCGCCTCATCGTGTCGGCCTGGAATCCCGCCGATATCCCCGACATGGCGCTGGCACCCTGTCACGCGCTGTTCCAGTTCTACGTCGCCGACGGCAAGCTCTCGTGCCAGCTGTACCAGCGCAGCGCCGACATGTTCCTCGGTGTCCCCTTCAACATCGCCTCCTACGCGCTGCTGACCCTCATGGTCGCGCAGCAGACCGGCCTCGAGCCCGGTGAGTTCGTCTGGACGGGCGGCGACTGCCACATCTACGACAACCACCGCGAGCAGGTGCAGCAGCAGCTGACCCGCGAGCCCTACCCGTATCCCACCGTGCGTTTCGCGCGCACGCCGGCCTCGATCCTCGACTACACCTACGAAGACATCGTCGTCGAGGGCTACCAGCACCACCCGGCCATCCGCGGAGCCGTCGCGGTATGA
- a CDS encoding thioredoxin family protein, with protein sequence MDLTLALAVIAALLAATVALGAWWRRGQGRARVVDSSETVDARILGAGPLGDTATLVQFSTEMCSRCPGVHRMLSTVADTRSGVRHLDIDLTHRPDLAKRFRVLQTPTTLLVDGAGRTVRRFGGPPARGDVEHELDLLEKETAHG encoded by the coding sequence ATGGACCTCACCCTCGCGCTCGCGGTCATCGCAGCGCTGCTCGCGGCGACTGTCGCGCTGGGTGCGTGGTGGCGACGCGGTCAGGGTCGGGCGCGCGTGGTCGATTCGTCCGAGACGGTCGACGCGCGGATCCTCGGCGCGGGGCCCCTCGGCGACACGGCTACCCTCGTGCAGTTCAGCACCGAGATGTGCTCGCGCTGCCCGGGCGTTCATCGCATGCTCTCCACCGTCGCAGACACGCGCTCCGGCGTGCGCCACCTCGACATCGACCTGACGCACCGCCCCGATCTCGCGAAGCGGTTCCGGGTGCTGCAGACTCCCACCACGCTCCTCGTCGACGGGGCAGGGCGCACCGTCCGACGCTTCGGTGGCCCTCCGGCGCGCGGCGACGTCGAACACGAACTCGACCTCCTCGAGAAAGAGACCGCTCATGGCTGA
- a CDS encoding DUF4395 domain-containing protein has protein sequence MADPARIDARGPRFAASITAVLLLVATLVSLIGVSTARTGSLGNGWVLSQTPLAARAADPGFLLVLVIALLFVWGVAAPRTAPWSVLYRRLVQPRLAPPTEFEDPRPPRFAQGVGLFVTAVGLLLHLAGVPWALPIAAAMAFVAAFLNAVFGLCLGCQLYLVLQRAGIVGRRGPASA, from the coding sequence ATGGCTGATCCCGCCCGTATCGATGCACGCGGCCCCCGCTTCGCCGCGTCCATCACGGCCGTTCTTCTGCTGGTCGCCACGCTCGTCAGCCTGATCGGCGTCTCGACCGCGCGGACCGGCTCCCTCGGCAACGGCTGGGTCCTGTCGCAGACGCCGCTCGCGGCTCGCGCCGCCGACCCCGGGTTCCTGCTGGTGCTGGTGATCGCCCTCCTGTTCGTGTGGGGCGTCGCTGCCCCGCGCACGGCCCCGTGGAGCGTGCTGTACCGGCGCCTCGTGCAGCCGCGTCTCGCGCCGCCCACCGAGTTCGAAGACCCTCGCCCGCCGCGTTTCGCGCAGGGCGTGGGCCTGTTCGTCACCGCCGTCGGCCTGCTGCTGCATCTCGCCGGTGTGCCCTGGGCGCTCCCGATCGCGGCAGCGATGGCCTTCGTCGCCGCCTTCCTCAACGCCGTGTTCGGGCTGTGTCTCGGATGCCAGCTGTACCTCGTGCTGCAGCGGGCGGGCATCGTCGGGCGCCGCGGACCGGCGTCCGCGTAA
- a CDS encoding OsmC family peroxiredoxin, translated as MAVTSEAATTWKGSLFEGSGEVTFTSSGIGTFDVNWKARSEGSNSVTTPEELLAGAHSACFSMALSNALAENGTPPESVDATASVTFKPGTGITGSHLNVNAVVPGLDAATFEKIANDAKANCPVSQALAGIDITLEATLA; from the coding sequence ATGGCCGTCACGAGCGAAGCCGCCACCACCTGGAAGGGCAGCCTGTTCGAGGGGTCCGGTGAGGTCACTTTCACCTCGTCGGGCATCGGCACGTTCGACGTCAATTGGAAGGCCCGCAGCGAGGGCTCGAACTCGGTCACCACGCCCGAGGAGCTGCTGGCCGGCGCTCACTCCGCCTGCTTCAGCATGGCGCTGTCGAACGCCCTCGCCGAGAACGGCACCCCGCCCGAGTCGGTCGACGCCACCGCGTCGGTCACGTTCAAGCCGGGCACGGGCATCACCGGCAGCCACCTGAACGTCAACGCCGTCGTGCCGGGACTCGATGCGGCCACGTTCGAGAAGATCGCGAACGACGCCAAGGCGAACTGCCCGGTGTCGCAGGCGCTCGCGGGCATCGACATCACCCTCGAGGCGACGCTTGCCTGA
- a CDS encoding TIGR01777 family oxidoreductase — MPETTARRVVIAGASGLIGAAVADSLRADGVEVTSLVRHAPRGPHEVQWLQDAVPLDPDVIADADAVVCLNGASIGHFPWTPSYKSTLLWSRLTPTRTIATAVRALGRDAPTLVNASATGFYGSQPGSVLTEQSGPGRGFLVDICIEWEAAARGAGDHARVAMLRTAPVVHEHGVLKPLLLLTKLGVSGPIGRGTQAWPWISLDDEVRAIRHVIDSDIDGPVNLTGPTRATANDLGFALARRMNRPYVLRAPIWGVKLALGADATEALLTSDADARPRVLEDTGFTFTHRTVEDAVDSAVPARDAD; from the coding sequence TTGCCTGAGACCACGGCCCGACGCGTCGTCATCGCCGGCGCGTCGGGCCTCATCGGCGCGGCAGTGGCGGATTCACTGCGCGCCGACGGCGTGGAGGTCACCTCGCTCGTGCGGCATGCGCCGCGCGGGCCGCACGAGGTGCAGTGGCTTCAGGATGCCGTTCCCCTCGACCCCGACGTCATCGCCGACGCCGACGCGGTGGTGTGTCTCAACGGTGCGTCGATCGGGCATTTCCCGTGGACACCGTCGTACAAGAGCACCCTGCTGTGGTCGCGCCTCACGCCGACCCGCACCATCGCCACCGCGGTGCGCGCGCTGGGCCGGGACGCCCCGACCCTCGTCAACGCGAGCGCGACGGGGTTCTACGGTTCTCAGCCGGGCTCTGTGCTCACGGAGCAGTCCGGACCGGGACGTGGATTTCTCGTCGACATCTGCATCGAGTGGGAGGCCGCCGCGCGCGGGGCCGGCGACCACGCTCGCGTAGCCATGCTGCGCACAGCCCCGGTCGTGCACGAGCACGGGGTTCTCAAGCCGCTGCTGCTTCTGACGAAGCTGGGCGTCTCGGGTCCGATCGGCCGCGGCACGCAGGCGTGGCCGTGGATCAGTCTCGACGACGAGGTGCGCGCGATCCGTCACGTCATCGACTCCGACATCGACGGTCCCGTGAACCTCACCGGTCCGACCCGCGCGACGGCGAACGACCTCGGATTCGCCCTGGCACGCCGCATGAACCGCCCGTACGTGCTCCGTGCGCCGATCTGGGGCGTGAAGCTCGCCCTCGGCGCGGATGCGACCGAAGCACTGCTCACCTCCGATGCCGACGCGCGGCCGCGCGTGCTGGAGGACACCGGTTTCACGTTCACGCATCGCACGGTCGAGGATGCGGTCGATTCCGCCGTCCCCGCCCGCGACGCGGACTGA
- a CDS encoding tetratricopeptide repeat protein: MRVRIAVATMTVLLLLYVFLAGQRAVVLVTSGDGVGVVMGVALIVLPLLAVWAIGRELWFGVRAQQLGERLDAEGGLPDEELPVRASGRIEREDGDALFPLYRAEVEANPDDWRARYRLALAYDAAGDRRRAREAVRTAIRLEGAERRAR; the protein is encoded by the coding sequence ATGAGGGTTCGCATCGCCGTCGCCACCATGACGGTGCTGCTGCTGTTGTACGTGTTTCTCGCGGGCCAGCGAGCGGTCGTCCTGGTCACCAGCGGAGACGGTGTCGGCGTCGTCATGGGTGTCGCTCTGATCGTGCTGCCCCTGCTCGCCGTCTGGGCCATCGGCCGCGAGCTATGGTTCGGCGTGCGGGCCCAGCAACTGGGGGAGCGGTTGGATGCCGAAGGCGGTCTCCCCGACGAAGAATTACCGGTGCGTGCGAGCGGACGGATCGAACGGGAGGACGGGGATGCGCTCTTCCCCCTCTATCGCGCCGAGGTCGAGGCGAATCCCGACGACTGGCGCGCACGCTACCGCCTGGCGCTCGCCTACGATGCGGCGGGCGACCGGCGCCGCGCGCGCGAGGCCGTCCGCACGGCGATCCGGCTCGAGGGCGCCGAGCGCCGAGCGCGCTGA
- the dapB gene encoding 4-hydroxy-tetrahydrodipicolinate reductase, with protein MTTRVAIVGGTGKLGRVIREVVETEEGYQVAAVLTSRSEMSELDGADLVIDASTPAVSIDVVRAAVERGINVLVGTSGWSNERIALVRPLVDASGTGVVFIPNFSLGSVIGSALASAAAPFFPSIEIVEAHHESKIDSPSGTAVRTAELIAAARAEVGPVESPHVDQRARGQRVASVPIHSLRRPGVVARQETILSGAGESLTIVHDTIDPATAYAPGIRIALAAAREATGVVVGLDSFIDIGVRTRPVVAEEPVADGDVSGQVAGATSA; from the coding sequence ATGACGACGCGTGTGGCCATCGTGGGCGGAACCGGCAAGCTGGGCAGAGTGATTCGCGAGGTCGTCGAGACCGAAGAGGGCTACCAGGTCGCGGCGGTGCTCACATCCAGGTCCGAGATGAGCGAGCTCGACGGAGCCGACCTGGTGATCGACGCCTCCACGCCCGCGGTCTCGATCGACGTCGTGCGTGCCGCCGTCGAACGCGGGATCAACGTGCTCGTGGGCACGTCAGGCTGGTCGAACGAGCGCATCGCGCTGGTGCGTCCCCTCGTGGATGCCAGCGGCACGGGCGTCGTGTTCATCCCCAACTTCTCGCTGGGCTCTGTCATCGGCAGTGCGCTGGCATCCGCGGCGGCACCGTTCTTCCCGTCGATCGAGATCGTCGAGGCGCACCACGAGTCGAAGATCGACTCGCCCAGTGGCACCGCCGTCCGTACGGCGGAGCTGATCGCCGCCGCACGTGCCGAGGTGGGCCCGGTGGAATCGCCGCACGTCGACCAGCGTGCGCGCGGTCAACGCGTCGCATCCGTCCCCATCCATTCGCTGCGGCGTCCCGGCGTGGTCGCGCGACAGGAGACCATCCTGTCGGGAGCCGGTGAGTCGTTGACGATCGTGCACGACACCATCGACCCGGCCACGGCCTACGCTCCCGGCATCCGCATCGCGCTCGCCGCCGCGCGCGAGGCGACGGGCGTCGTGGTCGGCCTCGACAGCTTCATCGACATCGGTGTGCGCACGCGCCCCGTCGTCGCCGAGGAGCCCGTCGCCGACGGCGACGTGTCCGGCCAGGTGGCGGGCGCGACCAGCGCATGA
- a CDS encoding IS481 family transposase, whose protein sequence is MSHANAVLAPAGRLRLARLIVDEGWPLRRAAERFGVGVTTAARWACRYREAGAAGMADRCSRPRVNPNRTRARVERRVVSLRVSRRWGPARIAAQLRLNRSTVQAILRRYGCPPLRWTDPGTGVRIKTSRAATNRYEAATPGDLVHMDVKKLGRIPDGGGHRIHGPAQGKRNRAGKGHGYAFIHSVVDDHTRMAYSEILSDERKDTVTAFWTRAHAWFQGAGIEVKAVMTDNGNGYRSHLFRDALGPIRHIRTRPYRPQTNGKVERLNRTLLQEWAYARAYRSETERTAAFAPWLHHYNHHRTHTAINGTPASRVPNLPSHNT, encoded by the coding sequence ATGTCCCACGCTAATGCTGTTCTCGCGCCCGCTGGAAGGTTGCGCCTTGCTCGTCTGATCGTTGATGAAGGGTGGCCGTTGCGCCGCGCCGCCGAGCGTTTCGGCGTCGGGGTGACCACCGCCGCCCGGTGGGCGTGCCGTTACCGTGAGGCCGGCGCGGCGGGGATGGCCGATCGTTGCTCCCGCCCGCGCGTGAACCCGAACCGCACTCGGGCCCGGGTGGAGCGGCGGGTGGTGAGCCTGCGGGTGTCGAGACGGTGGGGGCCGGCGCGTATCGCCGCGCAGCTGCGGTTGAATCGCTCCACCGTGCAGGCCATCCTGCGTCGCTACGGGTGTCCGCCGTTACGGTGGACCGACCCTGGCACCGGGGTGCGGATCAAGACCAGCCGCGCCGCCACGAACCGTTACGAAGCCGCCACCCCGGGCGATCTGGTCCACATGGATGTGAAGAAGCTCGGTCGTATCCCCGACGGCGGCGGGCACCGCATCCACGGACCCGCCCAGGGCAAACGCAACCGGGCCGGCAAAGGCCACGGGTACGCGTTCATCCACTCCGTCGTGGACGACCACACCCGGATGGCGTACTCCGAGATCCTGAGCGACGAACGCAAAGACACCGTCACCGCGTTCTGGACCCGCGCCCACGCCTGGTTCCAGGGCGCCGGCATCGAGGTAAAAGCCGTGATGACCGACAACGGAAACGGCTACCGCTCCCACCTGTTCCGCGACGCCCTCGGCCCCATCCGCCACATCCGCACCCGCCCATACCGGCCCCAGACGAACGGGAAAGTCGAACGCCTCAACCGCACCCTCCTCCAAGAATGGGCCTACGCCCGCGCATACAGATCAGAAACCGAACGCACCGCCGCATTCGCCCCCTGGCTCCATCACTACAATCACCACCGAACCCACACCGCCATCAACGGCACCCCCGCCTCACGCGTCCCCAACCTCCCCAGCCACAACACCTAG